The window CTTGGCCGTCTCGGCGCCGTCCTTGGACTCCTGCTTGAAGTCATTGGACGGCACGCCGACCAGCTCCAGCCCCTGCCCCTTGTAGCGCTGGTACAGCGCCTCCAATCCCTTGAACTGAGGCGCGAAGCCACAGAAGCTGGCGGTATTGACGATCACCAGCGGCTTGCCGGCGAACTTCTGGCACAGATCGATGGACTCCTTGGCGCGCAACTTGGGCAACTGGCCCTGCAGCAACTCAGGACAATCAGCCGCTGCCGCAGCCCCCGAAAAAGCCAGCAAAGCCATCGGCACCAGCAACCAGCGCATTGCCATATCCTGCCTCCTCAGAAAGAACTCACAGGACGAACTTACTCGCCTGTGAGCGCCCCTAGCAAGCAACCGCTAGCAAACGCCCATGCCCAGTTGCATCAGCGCCAGACCACCACGATGCCAGCCCCACCAGGCCAGTACCAGCAGCAGCGCCAGAACCGCCAGGGCCAGCCACCGCGACCAACCGGAACTCACGCCGCCCCCAACCGGGTCTGCAAGCGCGCTACAGGGCGCTCGCGAACCGGCCAGTTCAAGGCCGCCGCCAACAGGCTCAGCAGGATCGCCACCTGCCAGATCAGGTCGTAGTTGCCCATGCGGTCATAGACCACACCCCCCAGCCAGCCGCCGAGGAAAGAACCCAGCTGGTGGAACAGGAATACGATCCCACCCAGCATGGAGAGGTTTCGTACACCGAACAGGGTCGCCACGGTGCCGTTGGTCAAGGGGACCGTCGACAGCCAGAGAAAGCCCATGGCCATGCCGAACAGGTAGGCACTGGTCTCGGTCACCGGCAGCCAGAGGAACAACCCGATCACCGCCGCCCGGGCCAGGTACAGCGCGGTCAGCAGACGCGGCTTGGACATCCGCCCGCCCAGCCAGCCGGCCGTGTAGGTACCGAAGATGTTGAACAGGCCGATCAGCGCCAGCACCGTGGTGCCGACACTGGCCGGCAGGTGCTGGTCGACCAGGTAGGCCGGCAGGTGCACACCGATGAACACCACCTGGAAACCGCAGACAAAGAATCCGAACGCCAGCAACCAGAAGCCCGGGTGCGCGCAGGCCTCGCGCAACGCCTCGCCAAGGGTCTGCTCGCCAGCCTGCACCGGCAATGGCGTGTCCTTGAGCATCGCGACCAGCGGCACGATCAGCGCGACCAGCACACCGAGCACCAGCAACGCCGTTGACCAGCCGAGCCAGCCAATCAGCCCCAGGGTGCCCGGCAGCATCGCGAACTGGCCAAACGAGCCCGCAGCACTGGCAATACCCATGGCGATGCTGCGTTTCTCCGGCGCAACCGCCCGCCCGACCACGCCGAGAATCACCGAGAAGGACGTCCCCGACAGACCAACCCCGATCAGCAGACCGGCACTCAGCGACAGGCTCAGGGCCGAATCGGAGAGGCCCATGAAGACCAGGCCAAGGGCGTACAGCACACCGCCGATCAACACCACCCGGGCCGCGCCGAAACGATCGGCCAGGGCCCCGGTGAAGGGCTGCGCCAGCCCCCAGATCAGGTTCTGCAAGGCAATGGCGAAGGCAAAGACCTCGCGCCCCCAGCCGAACTGTGCACTCATCGGCGGCAGGAACAGGCCAAAGCCGTGCCGCACCCCCAACGACAACGCCAGAATCAGCGCACTCCCGAGAAGAATCCAGCCGCTGCTACGCCAGAGCGATGTCATTATTGTTCTCCGTTAGCGGGTATATACCCGCTTTAACTCAAAAAAAGGCGATTACTCGCCATCCGCCAGTTCATCCAGCAACGCCAGTAAGGCAGCGCGCTTTTCCTCACCCAGACGCTCGGCCAGACGCTGTTGCGCCGCCTCCCAGGCCGGGAAGGCTTCCTCCAACCGCCGGGCACCAGTGTCCGTCAGGCAGACCAGCCGGTTGCGCTGGTCGGCACCCTCGCTCATCTTCACCAGCCCCTCGCCTTCGAGTACCCTCAGGTTGCGCCCCAGGGTACTGCGATCCAGGCCCATCGCCTCGGCCAGGCCGGAGATGCTCGGCCTCTCCAGGCGTCGCAGATTGCACAGCAAGGAATACTGCGCAACATTGATCCCGAAGCCGTCGAGAGCGCCGTCGTAATGCCTGCTGACGCCGCGAGCGGCGCGACGCAGGCTGATGCACAAGCAGTCGGTGGATAGCATGATGCGTGTATATACCCGTAATGTTCCAAATACAAGTTTAATCAATAAACTGGCTGTGCGGTGGGCCTGTTCTCGGATAAATCGGGCTCCCACAGCAAGCCAGCCAGTGGCCTGATGTGGCCCTGTGGGGCCAGCGGTCCGGTTTACCGCGAACAGGCCTCAAGCGCGCGCTCAAGCCAGCGCCAAGCCCACCAGCACCGTCATCTCCAGCAATTCGAG of the Pseudomonas vanderleydeniana genome contains:
- a CDS encoding glutathione peroxidase, producing MAMRWLLVPMALLAFSGAAAAADCPELLQGQLPKLRAKESIDLCQKFAGKPLVIVNTASFCGFAPQFKGLEALYQRYKGQGLELVGVPSNDFKQESKDGAETAKVCYVNYGVTFTMTEPQVVKGDNAVHLFKVLGEQGGAPKWNFYKYVVDRQGKVIAHFSSLTKPDSPDLIEAVEKAIASKP
- a CDS encoding MFS transporter; its protein translation is MTSLWRSSGWILLGSALILALSLGVRHGFGLFLPPMSAQFGWGREVFAFAIALQNLIWGLAQPFTGALADRFGAARVVLIGGVLYALGLVFMGLSDSALSLSLSAGLLIGVGLSGTSFSVILGVVGRAVAPEKRSIAMGIASAAGSFGQFAMLPGTLGLIGWLGWSTALLVLGVLVALIVPLVAMLKDTPLPVQAGEQTLGEALREACAHPGFWLLAFGFFVCGFQVVFIGVHLPAYLVDQHLPASVGTTVLALIGLFNIFGTYTAGWLGGRMSKPRLLTALYLARAAVIGLFLWLPVTETSAYLFGMAMGFLWLSTVPLTNGTVATLFGVRNLSMLGGIVFLFHQLGSFLGGWLGGVVYDRMGNYDLIWQVAILLSLLAAALNWPVRERPVARLQTRLGAA
- a CDS encoding MarR family winged helix-turn-helix transcriptional regulator codes for the protein MLSTDCLCISLRRAARGVSRHYDGALDGFGINVAQYSLLCNLRRLERPSISGLAEAMGLDRSTLGRNLRVLEGEGLVKMSEGADQRNRLVCLTDTGARRLEEAFPAWEAAQQRLAERLGEEKRAALLALLDELADGE